In Oncorhynchus masou masou isolate Uvic2021 chromosome 10, UVic_Omas_1.1, whole genome shotgun sequence, a single genomic region encodes these proteins:
- the rabl3 gene encoding rab-like protein 3 isoform X2 — MASLDRVKVLVLGDSGVGKSSLVHLLCQNQVLGNPSWTVGCSVDVHDYKEGTPEEKTYYIELWDVGGSVGSTSSLKSTRAVFYNSVNGIVLVHDLTNKKSSQNLYRWSLEALNKDSSPTGVIVSNGDYDREQFADSSVPLLLIGTKFDQIPENKRNDVLTRTAFLSEDFNAEEINLDCTNQRYFAAGTSNAVKLSRFFDKVVEKRYFTRDPSQMTGFTERKRFNFKSVHYD, encoded by the exons ATGGCGTCTCTTGACAGAGTGAAGGTGCTAGTTTTGGGTGATTCAG GTGTTGGGAAGTCTTCGCTCGTTCATCTGCTGTGTCAGAACCAAGTGTTGGGAAATCCATCATGGACTGTAGGCTGCTCCGTGGAT GTCCACGACTACAAGGAGGGCACTCCAGAGGAGAAGACCTACTACATTGAATTATGGGATGTAGGCGGCTCTGTGGGCAGTACCAGCAGTCTGAAAAGCACCAGAGCCGTTTTCTACAACTCTGTCAATG GTATTGTGTTAGTTCACGACCTAACGAACAAGAAATCCTCCCAGAATCTGTATCGCTGGTCCCTGGAAGCCTTGAACAAAGACTCCTCCCCAACGGGGGTAATCGTCTCAAATGG TGATTATGACAGAGAACAGTTTGCTGACAGCTCTGTGCCTTTGCTCCTGATCGGCACCAAGTTTGACCAGATCCCAGAGAACAAGAGGAATGATGTTCTCACCAGGACAGCTTTCCTGTCTGAAGACTTCAACGCAGAGGAGATCAACCTG GATTGCACCAACCAAAGATACTTTGCTGCAGGCACGTCCAACGCTGTGAAGTTGAGCAGATTCTTTGACAAG GTTGTAGAGAAGAGATACTTCACCAGAGACCCTAGTCAA atgACAGGTTTCACAGAGAGGAAACGCTTCAACTTCAAAAGCGTTCACTACGACTGA
- the rabl3 gene encoding rab-like protein 3 isoform X1 has product MASLDRVKVLVLGDSGVGKSSLVHLLCQNQVLGNPSWTVGCSVDVRVHDYKEGTPEEKTYYIELWDVGGSVGSTSSLKSTRAVFYNSVNGIVLVHDLTNKKSSQNLYRWSLEALNKDSSPTGVIVSNGDYDREQFADSSVPLLLIGTKFDQIPENKRNDVLTRTAFLSEDFNAEEINLDCTNQRYFAAGTSNAVKLSRFFDKVVEKRYFTRDPSQMTGFTERKRFNFKSVHYD; this is encoded by the exons ATGGCGTCTCTTGACAGAGTGAAGGTGCTAGTTTTGGGTGATTCAG GTGTTGGGAAGTCTTCGCTCGTTCATCTGCTGTGTCAGAACCAAGTGTTGGGAAATCCATCATGGACTGTAGGCTGCTCCGTGGATGTACGG GTCCACGACTACAAGGAGGGCACTCCAGAGGAGAAGACCTACTACATTGAATTATGGGATGTAGGCGGCTCTGTGGGCAGTACCAGCAGTCTGAAAAGCACCAGAGCCGTTTTCTACAACTCTGTCAATG GTATTGTGTTAGTTCACGACCTAACGAACAAGAAATCCTCCCAGAATCTGTATCGCTGGTCCCTGGAAGCCTTGAACAAAGACTCCTCCCCAACGGGGGTAATCGTCTCAAATGG TGATTATGACAGAGAACAGTTTGCTGACAGCTCTGTGCCTTTGCTCCTGATCGGCACCAAGTTTGACCAGATCCCAGAGAACAAGAGGAATGATGTTCTCACCAGGACAGCTTTCCTGTCTGAAGACTTCAACGCAGAGGAGATCAACCTG GATTGCACCAACCAAAGATACTTTGCTGCAGGCACGTCCAACGCTGTGAAGTTGAGCAGATTCTTTGACAAG GTTGTAGAGAAGAGATACTTCACCAGAGACCCTAGTCAA atgACAGGTTTCACAGAGAGGAAACGCTTCAACTTCAAAAGCGTTCACTACGACTGA